DNA from Xanthomonas hyacinthi:
CGCGCAGGTCGTCATCGCCGTCGAAGCTGGCGTCGAGCTTGTTGCCGCCCGGCACGCTGTACATCACGAAGCGGAAGCGCACGTTGCCGCCGCGGCCCTGCGGCGAGCTGCGCTCGATGTCGCGGATCTGATAGACGCCGTTGTTGTACTCGACGACGTTGCCTTTCTTGATTTCGCTGGCTTTCATGAGTGCTGGGAATCGTGAATTGGGAATAGGGAATGGGAAAATCAAAAGCGGGAAAGCGAGTATCCGGAGACGGGGAGCGCTTTGCGATTCCCCATTCCCGATTCCCCATTCCCTGCTATTTAGGCGCCAAGCGAACCGCGCCGTCGAGGCGGATGACCTCGCCGTTGAGATAGCGGTTGCGCAGCAGGAACATCGCCGTGTCGGCGAATTCCTCCGGACGGCCCAGCCGCGGCGGGAACGGGATCGCCGCGGCCAGCGACTGCTGCACCGCCTCGGGCATGGCGTCCACCATCGGGGTCCAGAAGATGCCCGGGGCGATGGTGTTGACGCGGATGCCGAAGCGCGCCAGTTCGCGCGCCAGCGGCAGGGTCATCGCCACCACGCCGCCCTTGGAGGCGGCATACGCGGCCTGGCCGATCTGGCCTTCGTAGGCGGCGACGCTGGCGGTGTTGACGATCGCGCCGCGTTCGCCGTCCTCGCCCGGCGCGTTGTGCTGCATCAGGTCGGCGGCGGCCTTGGCGACGTTGAAGCTGCCGACCAGGTTGACCATCACCGTGCCCTGGAACGTGGCCAGCGCCATCGGCGC
Protein-coding regions in this window:
- a CDS encoding SDR family oxidoreductase, with the protein product MQLADIRAVVTGGVSGLGLAVAQRIVADGGKVALFDLNDDKGAAAVAALGAAQARYFRTDVSDEAQVAAQLGAARDFLGGLNAAINCAGILGAGRVLGKDAPMALATFQGTVMVNLVGSFNVAKAAADLMQHNAPGEDGERGAIVNTASVAAYEGQIGQAAYAASKGGVVAMTLPLARELARFGIRVNTIAPGIFWTPMVDAMPEAVQQSLAAAIPFPPRLGRPEEFADTAMFLLRNRYLNGEVIRLDGAVRLAPK